GTGacagattggtatcagagcctaaccctggtcGTGGTGTGCCGACAAGGTCGTCGGGCCccttaagggggtggattgtaagatcccacatcgcccatgggaATGATCCTTATATgaatattctcatctctacctagcacgaggtcttttgggagatcactggctttgggttccatagaaactccgaagttaagcgagaaggtggctagagcactcctaggatgggtgacccactgggaagctGCTTGTGAGTACCCATAAACAAAAATTGTGAGGGCGTAGTTGGGGcctaaagcgaacaatatcgtgttacggtggtggaacgaACCCAAGAAGTGGTCCCGCCAAGTtcaggatgtgacaaatggtatcagagccaatccctggccggaagtgtgccgacgaggacgtcgggcccctaaggggtggattgtaacatcccacatcgcccaggagagtgatccttaaatgtatattctcatccctacctagcacaaggctttttgggagttcactggcttcgggttccattggaactccgaagttaagcgagtagcgcgcgagagcaatagtgatccttaaatgtatattcacatccctacatagcacgagaccttttgggagctcactggcttcgggttccatcagaactctgaagttaagtgagtagcgcgcgagaacaatcccatgatgggtgacgcactgggaagttcttgtgtaagttcccataaacaaaaactgtgagggcgtagTTGGGGCttaaaacggacaatatcgtgctacggtggtggaaagggcccgggatgtggtggacccaggCGGGGATGTGACATATATCCACCACTTTTTCGGCCCCGTATAGAGCCCATCATTTGGGATGCTCCTAGTATTGCTTAAACTAAGGAATTTCAAAACGACGGAAATAGAAATGCCGAATTCtattttctaaaatttgtgaattttattgttttattaatctaaaagaacaatgaaatttgaatacgtaaatttttaattttaaacttTCACTCATAGAAATTTTagaaatgacacatatttacatggaattcaAACTTCAGAATTGGAGGTCTACctaacaaatttcaattttagtttcacgcgaaaattctaaatttttatatttataaatccaaataaaaaaattggtgcATATCAAACTTTTTCAAAATTCTAAGTTTACATCCCTTGTCCAaacataatataaaacataCCTAATAGGTTTTAGAAAACTGAACTtcatcgtaaaaaaaaaaaacacttaaaatactATTTTGAATAAAGAAAACAGAACAGACACGAATTTAATCAAGCGGGCTAAAATAATGTGCGAGCTTCGCTGGTCACTCAAATTTCCTCTCCCTCTAGTTTAAATTATCTCATcgtttttctttataatttttgaGAGAATACACTATGTAAGCATACAAAATCGAAGAAATATTCATCTCCATTAGTCCATTGATTAATAGGAATCGTATTAAGGAAGAAACTCatgatttatttataaataagcAGTTTTTGGTTTGGGCCTTTGTGCTTgctttgttgttttaattgagcTCAAGTTAAAAAACTAAACTAATATTACCAAGGAGAAAACGGCCTTAAGCAGCCCAGCCTCTCTCTTAGAGAACCTCCAGCGTGGGTTGGAGCTCGGGGGACAGTTTGGTGAACAGGGCCCAAGAGCCTGGCCAATTGAGTCCAGCGTGTGGGAGCCCGAGGGACCCTGCCCGTGCACCAAGCTTGTCACGAATTGCTAGCCCGCGAGCCCGATTGCTATCTGACGCAAGGCTGACGTTAGCCAGGGATGAAGCTAATGGACGGCTCAGATTGTTTTGTGGAGATTCCATCGTCGGGTTCGGGTTGGGGTTTGGCTAGGGCTGGGCGGATTGGCGAGTTGACCAGGCGCGAATGAGGGAGTTGGCGACTCGGACGCGGTGGAAAATAGCAAAGGTTTTTTTTGTGGCGACGGCGGCGATTGTCGTTTGTAGAGAGTGGTCGTTGGTTTCGTCGGCGCAGATGTTATGAATGTCTttgaaggaggagaaggagaaatGGGAGGATGGGGATTGCGTGTCGTGAATATGAACCGTTGATTTACTCCACGACCGCCACATTTGAGGGTTGGGATCAGAAGttggattttagctagcaaaaACCCAGATGAAGAACTGAAAAGATAGAAAATTTATGAATCGGGTTGAAAAACAGAAGAAATATGAATTGGGTTTGCTCTGTCTTTTGATTTTATGggattttggggggggggggggattggtattggtttctgggttttgcttTGCAGTCTATTGCAAAATTGCAATGAAAAGAAGCTGCAACGGTGGAGATgcaacgattaaaaatcttatccgaaattacaaataaaattattttgtattattttataaataaaaaaatactaatattttattgcttaTTGCCAGGGCTATTGAAGTGTgacggtggagatgcaaaagatggttactgttcattaagggtagttactgttcattgggtGGATAGTATAGTGTATTGCTTGGGGGGAGGGTTGCTACAGTAGAACTGCTCTTATCCATGCTCCATTATGTTgaaaaaatattagtattttgatttatttgaatgtttggttttctaGGCTTAAcccgttagaattaggttttgttagaaaTTAGGgttatttattataaatagcgtgctttgttattcattagagaagAAGTAAAGCTATTCATAATGTAAcctttagggttttgtagccgtttcggcattctttGTTTGATATCAATAATATTTCTAGTTTTGTAATTCATTTGTTCGTTTATTGTAGtatgcgcactctgatattcaacttggtatcagagctggTTCGATTCTTTGAAATTTAATCTGTTCTAGATGGGTATCAATTTGTTCATCCGTTTGTCCGCTGCGTATCAATTTGTTCAAGTTTGTTCAAGTTTGTTCGGAAGTTCTCAATTGGCATCGGCATCTGCATTGGCATCGATATTGGCATCGGCATTGGCATAGACATCGGCATCAGCATCGACATCGGCATCGGAATTTGGAGTTTTGCATCCATATCTATTTTGGCAAACCCATgtcgtgtaccgccatgagtttaactgggggtgttggaaaatattagtatttaggtttatttagTATTTGGGTTTTACTTGTTAGTTTAGGATCTGGGCTTAGCCCATCcgagttagggtttcttaggtttagttctctataaatattacttgtaatttagtttgagaaacaagttagtcacaatgtagccttttagggttttgtagccgtttcggcattctcagtttgtttaataatattcttatttagtcttgttcgttgcgcactctgatattcaacttggtatcagagcaggtttgattCTTCGGAATTTAATATGTTCTAGATGGGTATCAATTTGTTCATCCGTTTGTCCGCTGCGTATCAGTTTGCTCAAGTTTGTTCGGAAGTTCGCAATTAGCATCGACATCGGTATCGGCATCGGTATCGGCATCGAAATTTGAaggcttgcatccacatctgcttgttggcaaactcatgtcgtgtaccgccatgagtttgacggggaatgttggaaaatattagtattttggtttatttgaatgtttggttttctgggcttagcccattagaattaggttttgttagaaattagggttagtttattataaatagggtgctttgttattcattagacaAGAAGTCAAGCTATTAACAATGTAGactttagggttttgtagccgtttcggcattctctgTTTGATATCAATAATATTTCTAGTTTTGTAATCCGTTTGTTCGTTCATTATGGtatgcgcactctgatattcaacttggtatcaaagCAGGTTTGATTCTCCAACAAAACTCGTGCGTACTAAGCCTCTCAAATATTAGAAATAGAATGCACAGCAAAACAAGCCCCTCTTTGATTCGTAAAATATTGGTAGCCCCAAAAGGAAGGAAGGATGACAAACAACTCCAAAGTGCGGTACTCAACTTCacaaggaaggaaggaaagaaactATTCAGATGGCGCTTGGATCGGTTTTCCTTTCTCTCTTAGCTTCGCCACCGATTGTTTCATGGCCTCCTTCCTCTTTTTGCTAGCTAGGACCTTCGCTAAAACACCACTGACGTTCGGGtcctttttctccttctcctcctgCGCCGCAGGCGGCGGAGGCCTTCTGGCTGCCGCATTTGCACTTGAATTTGGGTCGCCCACAGTGAAGCTCAGTACAGCGCCCGCCAAACCCAAACCCACATTCCTGCATCATCAAGCCCCACATCACAATATTTTGACGTGATTTTAACGAGTTAGCATTGCGATTTTGCCGAGCTGTATTTTTTCCATGTAAAAAAGAATTGCAATTATTTAAATATAAGGAGCCAAGCATTCTTCTGTACGTATAAATGCACATTTTGGATAGAAGGTGTTTGGCATGAATGTACAATCAAATACTAACCTCCTGTGAACGAGATTATTGTTCGCGGCATTGGAGTCATCGGAAACTTGATCGGAAGGCCTGACGTTTTGGAATCCCACTGACCGGAAACTAGCGGTCTTTTTAGCCGCTGCTGTTGAGATTGATGTTGCTGCGGCAGTGGTAGGTGGCGGCGACGCTATCGAATGCGCCATTATCTCTGTGTCACTTAGAAGAGATGTTGTACTCTTCTGGTCAATAGTGAAGATGTGGGGAAAACCTCATGTGGAAATATGAAGATTTAGTTGTAATTGAGCAAACAAATCCATTGGTTGCGTCCAGATAAGGTTTCCCTTGTTGTGGGCCAACTTCTATGGGATGGCTGATTCACTACCTTTCATCAACAAGGTCTTTTCCTTGCAGAAACACGAACCTCACTTCACCTGTGTCACTACGGTGCTCGACTGAGTCTACAATCGCATCAAAAATTGGGAATACGGCATATACTTGCCAGCGGGTTTTTTTAGTATGAACCGAAAAATAGCATGCACCGGAACCCCTTGTTATTGGATTCTAAGCCGTTGGATACTTGACCACACATTCAACCGTTCACTCACCTAGTCAAGATAACAAGGGGCGGGCGGATAGCACAAGT
Above is a window of Malus sylvestris chromosome 15, drMalSylv7.2, whole genome shotgun sequence DNA encoding:
- the LOC126602324 gene encoding uncharacterized protein LOC126602324; this encodes MAHSIASPPPTTAAATSISTAAAKKTASFRSVGFQNVRPSDQVSDDSNAANNNLVHRRNVGLGLAGAVLSFTVGDPNSSANAAARRPPPPAAQEEKEKKDPNVSGVLAKVLASKKRKEAMKQSVAKLREKGKPIQAPSE